A region from the Rhizoctonia solani chromosome 13, complete sequence genome encodes:
- a CDS encoding pathogenesis-related protein PR5K (thaumatin family): protein MKFIIATSVFALAGSALGRTFTVYNACPFTIWPAVFTDLNVGSAVPGIETGWEAPAWSKRTFNVPDNWKAGRIWGRRNCNFSSNPGPNSCLSGGCNGGLKCDSRTGTGVPPASVAEWTLSAGDGQDWYDVSLVDGYNLPMRISNSAGCPVAECAVDLGPNCPAPLKGPFDSSGFPVGCKSACAANLDGNQANSKNCCSGQYSTPATCPPSGVSYYSYFKNACPRSYVYAYDESSKTALWTCPTSKKADYTLTFCP from the exons ATGAAGTTCATAATTGCCACCTCTGTATTTGCTCTTGCGGGCTCTGCACTTGGTCGTACCTTTACGGTCTATAATGCTTGCCCCTTCACCATTTGGCCTGCCGTCTTC ACTGATCTCAATGTCGGATCCGCTGTCCCTGGGATTGAAACTGGTTGGGAGGCTCCCGCTTGGAGCAAGCGCACGTTCAACGTGCCCGATAACTGGAAGGCCGGCCGTATCTGGGGTCGCCGCAACTGCAACTTTTCCTCCAACCCTGGCCCCAACTCTTGTCTTTCGGGCGGGTGCAATGGTGGATTAAAGTGTGACTCTCGCACTGGTACTGGGGTTCCTCCAGCGAGCGTTGCGGAATGGACTTTGAGCGCTGGTGACGGCCAGGATTGGTACGATG TGTCCCTGGTCGATGGCTATAATTTGCCTATGCGTATTTCGAACAGCGCTGGCTGCCCCGTTGCCGAGTGTGCTGTCGACCTTGGCCCGAACTGTCCTGCTCCTCTGAAGGGGCCCTTCGATTCCAGCGGCTTCCCCGTTGGCTGCAAA TCTGCATGCGCTGCGAACCTTGACGGGAACCAAGCCAACTCAAAGAACTGCTGCTCTGGCCAGTACAGCACTCCTGCGACCTGCCCCCCGAGCGGCGTTTCGTACTACTCGTACTTTAAAAACGCCTGCCCGCGCTCATATGTCTATGCTTATGACGAGTCGAGCAAAACTGCACTCTGGACTTGCCCCACCTCGAAAAAGGCTGACT ACACTCTTACTTTCTGCCCTTGA